A portion of the Tenacibaculum todarodis genome contains these proteins:
- a CDS encoding four helix bundle protein, with translation MSFTDLLAFKKSFSLAMKIFEISKSFPKEEKYSLTDQIRRSSRSVSANISEAYRKRLYPKHFVSKLSDSDAENSETYTWLLFALKCNYIDKNVFDDLSKENSEVGKLINYMINNPGKFGVN, from the coding sequence ATGAGTTTTACAGATTTATTAGCGTTTAAAAAATCATTTTCTTTAGCTATGAAAATTTTTGAAATTTCTAAGTCTTTTCCAAAAGAAGAAAAATATTCTTTAACGGATCAGATTAGAAGGTCTTCGAGAAGTGTTTCTGCAAATATATCTGAAGCTTATAGAAAAAGATTGTACCCCAAGCATTTTGTTAGCAAATTAAGTGATTCTGATGCGGAAAATTCAGAAACTTACACCTGGTTATTATTTGCGTTAAAATGCAATTATATAGATAAAAACGTATTTGATGATTTATCAAAAGAGAATAGTGAGGTTGGTAAGCTAATAAATTATATGATTAATAACCCAGGTAAATTTGGAGTAAACTAA
- the ruvC gene encoding crossover junction endodeoxyribonuclease RuvC, with protein sequence MATEKIILGVDPGTTIMGFGIIKIVNKKMEFVQMNELLLNKYKDPYVKLKLIFERTIELIDTYHPDEIALEAPFFGKNVQSMLKLGRAQGVAMAAGLSREIPVTEYLPKKIKMAITGNGNASKEQVALMLKSLLNLKTLPKNLDATDGLAAAVCHFYNSGKIVGGKSYSGWASFVKQNEKRVKK encoded by the coding sequence TTGGCGACAGAAAAAATCATATTAGGCGTAGATCCAGGAACCACAATTATGGGTTTTGGAATTATAAAAATTGTAAATAAAAAAATGGAATTTGTTCAAATGAACGAGTTGCTTTTAAATAAATACAAAGATCCATACGTAAAATTAAAGCTAATTTTTGAACGTACAATTGAGTTAATAGATACATATCATCCAGATGAAATTGCTTTAGAAGCACCTTTTTTTGGTAAAAATGTGCAATCGATGTTAAAATTAGGTCGTGCTCAAGGAGTAGCAATGGCTGCGGGTTTATCAAGAGAAATTCCCGTTACAGAATATCTTCCGAAGAAAATAAAAATGGCAATTACAGGAAACGGAAACGCAAGTAAAGAGCAAGTTGCATTGATGTTAAAATCACTTTTGAATTTAAAAACCTTACCAAAAAACTTAGATGCAACGGATGGTTTAGCAGCTGCGGTTTGTCATTTTTATAATTCAGGAAAAATAGTTGGAGGTAAAAGTTATTCTGGTTGGGCAAGTTTTGTGAAACAAAATGAGAAACGCGTTAAAAAATAA
- a CDS encoding lysylphosphatidylglycerol synthase domain-containing protein, translated as MLNSLPYKTKQFFWLAIKLSIVIGCGYFVYQKLVENDNFHFSDFYQNLIKNNVFSLKNSVILLFFTFFNWILEITKWKNLASSVQKISFYEATKQSLASLTTSLITPNRIGEYGAKALYFKKQHRKQIVGLNLVGNFYQMLITLIFGVIGFGFFYYNNDVTINFRRVMRILLLGLFLISAFFFGAKHFKYRGYSTEKARKFIDRIQFSLNVKTAFLSLFRYLVFSHQFYFLLLLFNVEISYFDAITAITSVYFIASIVPMLSLFDVVLKGTVAIWVFTYFDIPPITILSITTLMWIFNFVIPAIIGSYFVLIFKPVANK; from the coding sequence ATGCTCAATTCACTTCCATACAAAACTAAGCAATTCTTTTGGTTAGCTATTAAATTATCAATTGTAATTGGTTGCGGTTATTTTGTATATCAAAAATTAGTAGAAAATGATAATTTTCATTTTTCTGATTTTTATCAAAATTTGATTAAAAACAACGTTTTTTCATTAAAAAATAGTGTTATTTTACTTTTTTTCACATTTTTTAACTGGATTTTAGAAATTACAAAATGGAAAAATCTTGCTTCTTCTGTTCAAAAAATTTCATTTTACGAAGCCACAAAACAAAGTTTAGCTTCTTTAACAACTTCCTTAATTACACCAAACAGAATTGGCGAATATGGAGCAAAAGCATTGTATTTCAAAAAACAACATAGAAAACAAATTGTTGGATTGAATTTGGTTGGTAATTTTTATCAGATGCTAATCACATTAATTTTTGGCGTTATTGGTTTTGGCTTTTTCTATTATAATAATGATGTTACTATAAATTTTAGAAGAGTTATGCGCATCTTACTTCTTGGTTTATTTTTGATTTCTGCTTTCTTTTTTGGCGCAAAACATTTTAAATATCGTGGTTATAGCACTGAAAAAGCACGAAAATTTATTGATAGAATTCAGTTTAGCTTAAATGTAAAAACTGCATTTTTATCGTTGTTTCGTTACCTTGTTTTTTCGCATCAGTTTTATTTCTTGTTGCTTTTATTTAATGTTGAAATTTCTTATTTTGATGCAATTACAGCAATTACTTCGGTTTACTTTATTGCTTCAATTGTACCAATGTTAAGTTTGTTTGATGTTGTTTTAAAAGGAACAGTTGCTATTTGGGTTTTTACGTATTTTGATATTCCGCCAATTACAATTTTATCGATTACAACTTTAATGTGGATTTTTAATTTTGTAATTCCAGCTATTATTGGAAGCTATTTTGTGTTAATTTTTAAACCTGTTGCTAACAAATGA
- a CDS encoding glycosyltransferase family 2 protein, whose protein sequence is MIWFLIFIFSCYAILIISLSIGFRKVKTFASENTIPKTKFSVVIPFRNEAEKLPFSLKTIEELNYPKVFFEIIFVDDSSEDNSVEIIENSICSNLNFSIINNNRTSNSPKKDAITSAISIAKNNWIVTTDADCLLPKNWLQVLDNFIQQNNTKMIVAPVNYKAKNSFLHRFQLLDFMSMQGTTIGGFGLDFKFMCNGANLAYKKEDFIQLNGFEGNNNIASGDDVFLLEKFVKSDKNSVCFLKSKNVIVSTFPVGSWKDLINQRVRWASKTGNFKSVKVKLIGLLILLINASILFSFFGCLMKQSSYTLFLILFASKSLIDLFLFLPTIKFFEQEKSFWESYLLSSFLYPFFSIWVIFKSVFFKYDWKGRSFKK, encoded by the coding sequence ATGATTTGGTTTTTAATCTTCATATTTAGTTGCTATGCAATTTTGATTATTTCATTATCAATCGGATTTAGAAAAGTTAAAACGTTTGCTTCAGAAAACACAATTCCAAAAACAAAGTTTTCTGTTGTAATTCCGTTTAGAAATGAAGCTGAAAAGTTGCCATTCTCATTAAAAACAATTGAAGAATTAAACTACCCAAAAGTTTTTTTTGAAATTATTTTTGTTGATGATTCTTCGGAGGATAATTCGGTTGAAATCATAGAAAACTCAATTTGTTCTAATTTGAATTTTTCGATAATTAACAACAATAGAACTTCAAATTCACCTAAAAAAGATGCAATTACCTCAGCAATTTCAATTGCCAAGAACAATTGGATTGTAACAACGGACGCAGATTGTTTATTGCCTAAAAATTGGCTACAAGTTTTAGATAATTTTATCCAACAAAACAATACGAAAATGATTGTTGCTCCTGTAAATTATAAAGCTAAAAACAGCTTTCTACATCGATTTCAATTACTCGATTTTATGAGCATGCAAGGAACTACAATTGGCGGGTTTGGATTGGATTTTAAATTTATGTGCAACGGCGCAAACTTAGCGTACAAAAAGGAAGATTTTATACAACTAAATGGTTTTGAAGGAAACAACAACATTGCAAGTGGTGATGATGTTTTTCTGTTAGAAAAATTTGTGAAAAGTGATAAGAATTCGGTTTGTTTTTTAAAATCTAAAAATGTAATTGTGAGCACTTTTCCTGTTGGTTCTTGGAAAGATTTAATTAATCAACGAGTTCGTTGGGCTTCTAAAACGGGTAATTTTAAATCGGTAAAAGTTAAACTGATTGGGTTGTTGATTTTATTAATAAACGCGAGTATCCTTTTTTCTTTCTTTGGATGTTTAATGAAGCAAAGTTCCTACACATTATTTCTAATTTTGTTTGCCTCCAAATCACTTATTGATTTGTTTTTATTTTTGCCAACAATCAAGTTTTTTGAGCAAGAAAAATCGTTTTGGGAAAGCTACTTGTTAAGTAGTTTTTTATATCCTTTTTTTAGTATTTGGGTTATTTTTAAATCGGTCTTTTTTAAGTATGATTGGAAAGGGAGATCGTTTAAGAAATAA
- a CDS encoding Bax inhibitor-1/YccA family membrane protein — protein MRTSNPAFSSYFWRKKSYSRQKMSLGGIIFKSFLMLGLVAVTASYTWKIFFEGTDIKWHTTIGGFVAIVASLFISFKHNSAKWLLPIYALAKGFFLGGISAYAHKRFPGLPLQAIAVTITTFFVMLFLFKTRLIVVTRQFRAIVITASITIFTIYIITWILSFFRIHLGFIYGTSNFAIAFNFVAAIVASFSLLLDFYYIERQIGKAPKTREWLATWGFLITLIWLYVEVLRLMKKLAIRF, from the coding sequence ATGAGAACATCTAATCCGGCTTTTTCGAGTTATTTTTGGCGAAAAAAGAGCTACTCGAGGCAAAAAATGAGTCTTGGCGGCATCATTTTTAAATCGTTTTTAATGTTAGGCTTAGTTGCCGTAACAGCTTCTTATACATGGAAGATTTTCTTTGAAGGAACCGACATAAAATGGCACACAACCATTGGCGGTTTTGTGGCAATTGTGGCGAGTTTATTTATCTCTTTTAAGCACAATTCAGCAAAATGGTTGTTGCCAATTTACGCATTAGCAAAAGGTTTTTTCTTGGGCGGAATTAGTGCGTACGCACACAAACGTTTTCCCGGTTTACCGTTGCAAGCAATTGCTGTAACAATTACCACATTTTTTGTGATGTTATTCTTGTTTAAAACCAGATTAATTGTGGTTACGCGTCAGTTTAGAGCCATTGTAATTACGGCTTCTATAACTATTTTTACTATTTATATAATTACTTGGATTTTATCTTTTTTCAGAATTCACTTGGGCTTTATTTACGGCACTTCTAACTTTGCAATTGCCTTTAATTTTGTGGCTGCAATTGTGGCTTCGTTTAGCTTATTGTTAGACTTTTATTATATAGAAAGACAAATTGGAAAAGCGCCAAAAACACGTGAATGGTTGGCAACTTGGGGATTTTTGATAACGCTTATTTGGTTATATGTTGAAGTGTTACGATTGATGAAAAAATTGGCAATACGCTTTTAA
- the mnmD gene encoding tRNA (5-methylaminomethyl-2-thiouridine)(34)-methyltransferase MnmD, translated as MKREIIITSDGSSTINLPDWNEQYHSKNGSINETYHVFINSGLKLVENDTVSILEIGFGTGLNCFITYLESEKPVDYVGVEAYPVSAEEVEKMNFISVLKAEKESEAFNKIHSVPWEEKHQVTDSFSILKRKQFFEDIDDVEAFNLIYFDAFGARVQPELWTEAIFTKMYNALKPNGILVTYSAKGSVRRAMIAVGFAVERLPGPPGKREMLRAIKK; from the coding sequence ATCAAAAGAGAAATAATTATTACCTCAGATGGTTCTTCAACCATTAATTTACCTGATTGGAATGAGCAATATCATTCTAAAAATGGATCAATTAATGAAACCTATCACGTTTTTATAAATAGCGGATTAAAATTGGTTGAAAACGATACAGTTTCCATACTTGAAATTGGTTTTGGAACCGGTTTAAACTGTTTTATTACATACTTAGAAAGTGAAAAACCAGTAGATTATGTTGGCGTAGAAGCGTATCCGGTTTCTGCTGAAGAAGTTGAAAAAATGAATTTTATTTCGGTCTTAAAAGCTGAAAAAGAAAGTGAAGCTTTTAACAAAATTCACAGTGTTCCTTGGGAAGAAAAGCATCAGGTTACCGATAGTTTTTCAATTTTAAAAAGAAAACAATTTTTCGAAGATATTGATGATGTAGAAGCGTTTAATCTAATATATTTTGATGCTTTTGGTGCACGTGTGCAACCAGAATTATGGACAGAAGCTATTTTTACAAAAATGTATAATGCGCTAAAACCAAACGGAATTTTAGTTACCTACTCAGCCAAAGGAAGTGTAAGAAGAGCAATGATAGCTGTTGGGTTTGCTGTAGAGCGTTTGCCTGGACCTCCAGGGAAAAGAGAAATGCTTCGTGCAATTAAAAAATAA
- a CDS encoding DUF4920 domain-containing protein has product MKLLFKITMIFALVFTACKTEKKADIKSTENDYEFIGNQISVGEALTAEKMLEKFNTLKVGDTINAKFASTIKEVCTKKGCWMKLPLNGETETMVKFKDYGFFMPLDSQGKEVIVDGIAFVKETPVEELRHYAEDAGKSKEEIAKITEPKVEFAFEANGVLLK; this is encoded by the coding sequence ATGAAATTATTATTTAAAATTACGATGATTTTTGCGTTAGTATTTACAGCGTGTAAAACTGAGAAAAAAGCAGATATAAAATCAACTGAAAATGATTACGAATTCATTGGAAATCAAATTTCTGTAGGTGAAGCTTTAACGGCAGAAAAAATGTTAGAGAAGTTTAATACTCTAAAAGTAGGCGATACAATAAATGCAAAATTTGCTTCAACAATAAAAGAAGTTTGTACTAAAAAAGGTTGTTGGATGAAACTTCCATTAAATGGTGAAACAGAAACAATGGTTAAATTTAAAGACTATGGTTTTTTTATGCCATTAGATAGCCAAGGTAAAGAAGTTATTGTTGATGGAATTGCTTTTGTAAAAGAAACTCCTGTTGAAGAATTACGCCATTATGCAGAAGATGCAGGTAAAAGTAAAGAAGAAATAGCTAAAATTACTGAACCTAAAGTAGAATTTGCTTTTGAAGCGAATGGTGTTTTACTAAAATAA
- a CDS encoding branched-chain amino acid aminotransferase, with amino-acid sequence MQSSDIKVQLIEESKISQVDFNNLPFGSVFSDHMLECDYKDGKWQTPVIKPYSPITLDPSAKIFHYGQSIFEGMKAYKDAEGSTLLFRPLENCKRLNKSAERMVIPQIPEDIFMTGLKKLLEIDNNWIPTKEGSSLYIRPFMFASGNGFHASPANAFKLLICTAPSGAYFAGKVKVLIEEKYARAANGGVGFAKAGGNYAAQFYPTQLAIEKGYNQVIWTDDNTHEYIEEAGAMNIFIRINDTLITSPTSDRILDGITRKSIIQIAKDSGIDVEVRKITVSEVIAAAQSGSLKEMFGAGTAAVISPIAGFGYQEKDYDLPELENPLALQLKKQITDIQTNKAEDPYGWRVKL; translated from the coding sequence ATGCAAAGTTCTGATATAAAAGTTCAATTGATTGAAGAATCAAAAATTAGCCAAGTAGATTTTAATAATTTACCTTTTGGATCGGTTTTTTCTGATCATATGTTAGAATGTGATTATAAAGACGGTAAATGGCAAACACCTGTTATTAAGCCATATTCTCCTATTACTTTAGATCCATCTGCAAAGATTTTTCATTACGGACAATCTATTTTTGAAGGAATGAAAGCGTATAAAGACGCTGAAGGTTCTACATTACTTTTTAGACCTTTAGAAAACTGCAAACGATTAAACAAATCTGCAGAACGTATGGTAATTCCTCAAATACCAGAAGATATTTTTATGACTGGTTTAAAGAAGTTGTTAGAAATAGACAACAATTGGATTCCTACAAAAGAAGGAAGTTCTTTATACATAAGACCATTTATGTTTGCTTCAGGTAACGGCTTTCACGCTTCTCCTGCAAATGCTTTTAAATTACTTATTTGTACAGCTCCTTCTGGCGCTTATTTTGCTGGTAAAGTAAAGGTATTAATTGAAGAGAAATATGCACGTGCTGCAAATGGCGGAGTTGGTTTTGCTAAAGCTGGTGGTAATTATGCTGCTCAGTTTTACCCAACACAATTGGCGATAGAAAAAGGCTACAACCAAGTTATTTGGACAGATGACAATACACATGAGTACATTGAAGAAGCTGGTGCAATGAATATTTTTATTCGAATAAATGACACTTTGATTACAAGCCCAACTAGTGATCGAATTTTAGATGGAATAACGCGTAAAAGTATTATTCAGATTGCTAAAGATAGTGGCATTGATGTTGAAGTAAGAAAAATAACAGTTTCTGAAGTAATTGCTGCTGCGCAAAGCGGAAGTTTAAAAGAAATGTTTGGAGCAGGAACGGCTGCAGTTATTTCTCCAATTGCTGGTTTTGGATATCAAGAAAAAGATTATGATTTACCAGAATTAGAGAATCCGCTTGCATTACAATTAAAAAAACAAATTACAGATATTCAAACTAATAAAGCTGAAGACCCTTACGGTTGGAGAGTTAAATTATAA
- a CDS encoding ribosomal protein L7/L12 has product MKIQINNKQFDKSELIKLIAKNKLQVIIHIRNVANIGLKDAKEIVENLYKNPNYYDNSVIKIAEKDFSEKESIILDRKNNTTERILNTHKKFGSHIVKNQSIAKKWMYAIGFALIITLLYLLVIN; this is encoded by the coding sequence ATGAAAATTCAAATAAATAATAAACAATTTGATAAAAGTGAATTAATTAAGTTAATTGCTAAAAACAAATTACAAGTCATTATTCATATAAGAAATGTTGCAAACATTGGCTTAAAAGATGCAAAAGAAATTGTTGAAAACCTTTACAAAAATCCAAATTATTATGATAATTCAGTTATAAAAATAGCTGAAAAAGATTTTTCTGAGAAGGAAAGTATTATTCTTGACAGAAAAAATAATACAACAGAGAGAATTTTAAATACTCATAAAAAATTTGGTTCACATATTGTAAAAAATCAAAGCATAGCTAAAAAATGGATGTATGCTATAGGGTTTGCTTTAATTATTACACTTTTATATTTATTAGTAATAAATTAA
- a CDS encoding NAD(P)/FAD-dependent oxidoreductase, with protein MKKVIIIGGGAAGFFTAINAKEQNPDLDITILEKGKDVLQKVKISGGGRCNVTHACFEPKELVKFYPRGEKELLGPFHQFMTGDTFEWFDDRGVPLKIEDDNRVFPEANTSQAIIDCFQKAVDKLNIKVLTNCGVTSFYQQDETWIINTKKEKFIADKLVIAAGSSKKIWEMTNELGHSIIETVPSLFTFNIKDKRLTDLLGTSVPNATVKIVNTKLEASGPLLITHWGMSGPAVLKLSAFGARILADKNYQYNVEVNWLSRPTDKILNVLLNLKKKEPRKTVVLKSPFAEISKRLWERFVIHSDIRQNQNWADLNNNQLEKLANQLTKGVFNANGRTTFKDEFVTAGGIDLKEINFKRFESKLHKNLFFVGEILNIDAVTGGFNFQNAWTGGFICAKSIAED; from the coding sequence ATGAAGAAAGTAATAATTATTGGAGGAGGAGCAGCAGGTTTTTTTACTGCTATAAATGCAAAGGAACAAAATCCGGATTTAGACATTACAATTCTAGAAAAAGGAAAAGATGTTTTACAGAAAGTGAAAATTTCTGGAGGCGGAAGATGTAATGTTACGCATGCGTGTTTTGAACCAAAAGAACTCGTAAAATTTTATCCAAGAGGAGAAAAAGAGTTGCTTGGACCTTTTCATCAATTTATGACTGGAGATACATTTGAGTGGTTTGACGATAGAGGAGTTCCACTTAAAATAGAAGATGATAATCGAGTTTTTCCAGAAGCAAATACAAGTCAAGCTATAATTGATTGCTTTCAAAAAGCTGTTGATAAACTTAATATTAAAGTGTTAACAAACTGTGGTGTAACTTCGTTTTATCAACAAGATGAAACTTGGATTATTAACACAAAAAAGGAAAAATTTATTGCTGATAAATTAGTGATTGCAGCAGGAAGTTCTAAGAAAATTTGGGAAATGACTAATGAATTAGGTCATTCCATAATAGAAACTGTTCCATCATTATTCACCTTTAATATTAAAGATAAAAGGCTAACAGATTTATTAGGAACTTCGGTTCCAAATGCAACTGTGAAAATTGTAAATACAAAATTAGAAGCATCAGGACCTTTGTTAATTACACATTGGGGAATGAGCGGTCCAGCGGTTTTAAAATTGTCAGCTTTTGGTGCGAGAATTTTAGCTGATAAAAATTATCAATATAATGTTGAGGTAAATTGGTTGTCAAGACCAACCGATAAAATTTTAAACGTTTTACTGAATTTAAAAAAGAAAGAACCGCGTAAAACGGTTGTTTTAAAATCGCCTTTTGCTGAAATTTCAAAAAGATTGTGGGAGCGTTTTGTAATACATTCTGATATTAGACAAAATCAAAATTGGGCAGATTTAAATAATAATCAATTAGAAAAATTAGCAAATCAACTTACAAAAGGAGTTTTCAATGCAAATGGTAGAACTACGTTTAAAGATGAATTTGTAACCGCAGGTGGAATTGATTTAAAAGAAATCAACTTCAAAAGATTTGAAAGTAAACTACACAAAAACCTCTTTTTTGTGGGTGAAATTTTAAATATTGATGCCGTAACGGGTGGCTTCAATTTTCAAAACGCTTGGACTGGTGGTTTTATTTGCGCGAAAAGTATTGCGGAGGATTAG
- a CDS encoding GYDIA family GHMP kinase, which produces MMKKNTSAKVAERSRSYSNGKLLLTGEYLVLDGAKSLAVPTKFGQDLIVSEIEEQQLVWASFTNTGECWFEATFDLSKLRLVFATFNSDKEGSAEFIGETLLDILKEAKTLNPDFLNTENGFLVKTNLTFPQNWGLGSSSTLINNIANWAKVDAFKLLWNSFKGSGYDIACAQNDSPIFYKIEKDLSAALKITPKVEQVEFNPSFKENLFFVYLNQKQDSKEGIAKFRESGIDFQNEIKRVSEISNEFLEAKSLKEFEKLIVEHEQIISSIIKLKPVKERLFPDYFGAIKSLGAWGGDFVLVTGNKKTSAYFKNKGFETILTYSEMIL; this is translated from the coding sequence ATGATGAAAAAAAACACAAGCGCTAAGGTAGCTGAGCGTAGCCGAAGCTACTCCAACGGAAAACTTTTATTAACAGGAGAATACCTGGTTTTAGATGGCGCAAAATCTTTAGCGGTTCCAACTAAATTTGGGCAAGATTTAATTGTCTCAGAAATAGAAGAGCAACAGCTCGTTTGGGCAAGTTTTACGAACACAGGAGAATGCTGGTTTGAAGCAACTTTCGATTTATCAAAACTCCGTTTGGTTTTTGCTACATTTAATTCTGATAAAGAAGGAAGTGCAGAATTTATTGGAGAAACTTTGTTAGATATTTTAAAAGAAGCTAAAACTTTAAATCCTGATTTTTTAAATACGGAAAATGGGTTTTTGGTGAAAACAAACTTAACCTTTCCTCAAAATTGGGGTTTAGGAAGCTCTTCAACTTTAATAAATAATATTGCCAATTGGGCAAAAGTAGATGCTTTTAAATTACTGTGGAATTCGTTTAAAGGAAGTGGTTATGATATTGCTTGTGCGCAAAACGATTCACCAATATTTTATAAAATAGAAAAAGATCTTTCAGCTGCGCTCAAAATAACACCTAAAGTTGAGCAAGTTGAATTTAACCCAAGTTTTAAAGAGAATCTATTTTTTGTGTATTTAAATCAGAAACAAGATTCTAAAGAAGGTATTGCGAAATTTAGAGAAAGTGGTATTGATTTTCAGAATGAAATAAAAAGAGTTTCAGAAATTTCTAATGAATTTTTAGAAGCTAAATCATTAAAGGAATTTGAGAAATTAATAGTAGAACATGAACAAATAATCAGTTCAATAATTAAACTAAAACCCGTAAAAGAAAGATTATTTCCAGACTATTTTGGAGCAATAAAAAGCTTAGGAGCTTGGGGTGGAGATTTCGTTTTAGTAACAGGGAATAAGAAAACATCAGCATATTTTAAAAATAAAGGATTTGAAACAATTCTTACGTATTCAGAAATGATTTTATGA
- a CDS encoding GIY-YIG nuclease family protein, which yields MPKGFVYILECSDGSFYTGSTIDLNRRMFEHSSGEGAKHTRKRLPVSLVYFAEFEHVYQAFYREKQIQGW from the coding sequence GTGCCTAAAGGATTTGTTTATATATTAGAATGTTCAGATGGTAGTTTTTACACCGGAAGCACAATAGATTTAAATAGAAGAATGTTTGAGCATTCTAGTGGAGAAGGTGCAAAACATACTCGTAAAAGATTACCAGTAAGTTTAGTTTATTTTGCAGAATTTGAACATGTTTATCAAGCGTTTTATAGAGAAAAACAGATTCAAGGTTGGTAA